The Petropleomorpha daqingensis genome includes a window with the following:
- the coaE gene encoding dephospho-CoA kinase — MLNIGLTGGIGSGKSTVSALLAERGAVIIDADRIAREVVEPGTPGLAAVVAAFGDAVVGPDGFLDRPALAAVVFVDPAARARLDGIVHPLVRARAAEVAAAAPPDAVLVHDIPLLVETGQAERYDVVLVVRADHATRVARLEARGMAADDARARIAAQATDEQRAAVADVVLDNSGTREELASQVDRFWTEQVLPRVSSA, encoded by the coding sequence GTGCTGAACATCGGGCTGACCGGCGGGATCGGATCGGGGAAGAGCACCGTCTCCGCCCTGCTGGCCGAGCGCGGGGCGGTGATCATCGACGCGGACCGGATCGCCCGGGAGGTCGTCGAGCCCGGGACGCCGGGGCTGGCGGCCGTGGTGGCGGCGTTCGGGGACGCCGTCGTCGGCCCGGACGGCTTCCTGGACCGGCCCGCGCTCGCCGCGGTCGTCTTCGTCGACCCGGCGGCGCGGGCGCGGCTGGACGGCATCGTGCACCCGCTCGTGCGCGCGCGGGCCGCCGAGGTGGCCGCTGCGGCCCCGCCGGACGCCGTCCTGGTGCACGACATCCCGCTGCTGGTGGAGACCGGCCAGGCGGAGCGCTACGACGTCGTCCTCGTCGTGCGGGCCGACCATGCCACGCGGGTGGCCCGGCTCGAGGCGCGCGGCATGGCCGCGGACGACGCCCGCGCCCGGATCGCCGCGCAGGCCACCGACGAGCAGCGCGCCGCGGTCGCCGACGTCGTCCTGGACAACAGCGGCACCCGGGAGGAGCTGGCCTCCCAGGTGGACCGCTTCTGGACCGAGCAGGTGCTGCCGCGGGTCAGCTCGGCGTGA
- a CDS encoding alcohol dehydrogenase catalytic domain-containing protein has product MKALVYHGPGSKAWEDVPDATVQEPTDVVVRVETTTICGTDLHILHGDVAAVTDGRILGHEAVGTVTAVGDAVRGFAVGDRVLVPAITKCGRCEYCQRGMPSHCQTVGGIGWIFGHLIDGTQAELVRVPYADTSLYAVPEGLTDEQVIFLADSLPTGYEVGVLAGRVRPGDTVAVVGAGAVGLAAVLTTGLWGASRVIAVDTNKFRLQKALEFGATDVVEVGPGTVEAVKALTDGLGVDVAIEAVGYPETLRTTAALVRPGGRIANIGVHGVPVELPMQEMWIQNVTLTMGLVDTVSIPTLLKMVAGGRIPAEKMGTHSFTFDQLDEAYDVFGNAAAHEALKVVITPS; this is encoded by the coding sequence ATGAAGGCGCTCGTCTACCACGGACCGGGGAGCAAGGCCTGGGAGGACGTCCCGGACGCGACGGTCCAGGAGCCCACCGACGTCGTGGTCCGCGTGGAGACCACCACGATCTGCGGGACCGACCTGCACATCCTGCACGGCGACGTCGCGGCGGTGACCGACGGCCGGATCCTCGGGCACGAGGCGGTCGGCACCGTGACCGCCGTCGGGGACGCCGTGCGCGGGTTCGCCGTCGGCGACCGGGTCCTGGTCCCGGCGATCACCAAGTGCGGCCGCTGCGAGTACTGCCAGCGCGGCATGCCCTCGCACTGCCAGACGGTCGGCGGCATCGGGTGGATCTTCGGGCACCTCATCGACGGCACGCAGGCCGAGCTGGTCCGCGTGCCCTACGCCGACACCTCGCTCTACGCGGTGCCCGAGGGCCTCACCGACGAGCAGGTGATCTTTCTCGCCGACTCGCTGCCGACAGGGTACGAGGTCGGCGTGCTGGCCGGCCGGGTCCGGCCGGGTGACACGGTCGCCGTCGTCGGGGCCGGCGCGGTCGGGCTGGCCGCCGTCCTGACCACGGGGCTGTGGGGCGCGTCGCGGGTCATCGCCGTCGACACCAACAAGTTCCGGCTGCAGAAGGCCCTCGAGTTCGGGGCCACCGACGTCGTCGAGGTCGGCCCGGGCACCGTCGAGGCGGTCAAGGCCCTGACCGACGGCCTCGGCGTGGACGTCGCCATCGAGGCGGTCGGCTACCCGGAGACGCTGCGCACCACGGCCGCGCTGGTCCGGCCCGGCGGCCGGATCGCCAACATCGGTGTCCACGGCGTCCCGGTCGAGCTGCCCATGCAGGAGATGTGGATCCAGAACGTCACGCTGACGATGGGCCTGGTGGACACCGTCTCCATCCCCACGCTGCTGAAGATGGTCGCCGGCGGCCGGATCCCCGCGGAGAAGATGGGCACCCACTCGTTCACGTTCGACCAGCTGGACGAGGCCTACGACGTGTTCGGCAACGCCGCGGCGCACGAGGCGCTGAAGGTGGTCATCACGCCGAGCTGA
- a CDS encoding SsgA family sporulation/cell division regulator — protein MAHGSTSRYSCPLTLQLIGPRSWTEVPALLSYEAADPFAVRITFGDVAGPEAADDGVTWLVGRDLLRVGMDRPAGDGDVRVWPASATADVLFLHLRAPSGEALFELSRATLSAFLRETEALVPVGSEAAVLDLDDELTVLLSNGGADPTGR, from the coding sequence ATGGCGCACGGATCGACCTCTCGGTACTCCTGTCCTCTCACGCTGCAGCTCATCGGGCCGCGGTCGTGGACGGAAGTACCGGCCCTCCTCAGCTACGAGGCCGCCGATCCCTTCGCCGTCCGGATCACCTTCGGCGACGTCGCCGGACCCGAGGCCGCCGACGACGGCGTCACCTGGCTGGTCGGCCGCGACCTGCTGCGGGTCGGGATGGACCGCCCGGCCGGCGACGGCGACGTCCGCGTCTGGCCGGCCTCCGCCACGGCCGACGTCCTCTTCCTGCACCTGCGCGCGCCGTCCGGCGAGGCGCTGTTCGAGCTGTCCCGGGCCACCCTCTCGGCGTTCCTCCGGGAGACCGAGGCGCTGGTCCCGGTCGGCTCGGAAGCGGCGGTGCTCGACCTCGACGACGAGCTCACGGTGCTGCTGTCCAATGGCGGGGCGGACCCGACGGGGCGCTGA
- a CDS encoding sigma-70 family RNA polymerase sigma factor: MGAVSPPDRRSAEDLADATLVRRIRAGDRGAVDDLYERFRRPAFALARRILADDVLAEDVLQDVFLSVWRDPSAYDRARGSFASWLLAMVHHKAVDAVRREESQRRRQSRAGEELVLAAPVEAQDVEAEAWARVVSERVRSALGLLPAAQREALTLAYYGGYTQREVAALTGAPLGTVKTRMLAGMRRLKEELGGVAGGASLGGALGGPAPVDGSNR; this comes from the coding sequence ATGGGAGCTGTGAGCCCCCCGGATAGGCGCTCGGCGGAAGACCTCGCCGACGCGACCCTCGTGCGCAGGATCCGCGCGGGGGACAGGGGAGCGGTCGACGACCTCTACGAGCGGTTCCGCCGCCCGGCCTTCGCCCTGGCGCGACGGATCCTGGCCGACGACGTCCTGGCCGAGGACGTGCTGCAGGACGTGTTCCTCAGCGTCTGGCGCGACCCGTCGGCGTACGACCGGGCCCGCGGCAGCTTCGCCTCCTGGCTGCTGGCGATGGTGCACCACAAGGCCGTCGACGCCGTCCGCCGCGAGGAATCGCAGCGCCGTCGGCAGTCCCGCGCCGGCGAGGAACTGGTGCTCGCCGCACCCGTCGAAGCGCAGGACGTGGAGGCGGAGGCCTGGGCCCGGGTCGTCTCGGAGCGGGTGCGCAGCGCGCTGGGCCTGTTGCCGGCGGCGCAGCGCGAGGCGCTCACCCTGGCCTACTACGGGGGCTACACGCAGCGGGAGGTGGCCGCGCTGACCGGTGCCCCGCTGGGCACCGTGAAGACCCGCATGCTCGCCGGCATGCGCCGGCTCAAGGAGGAGCTCGGGGGTGTCGCGGGCGGGGCCTCCCTGGGTGGCGCCCTGGGCGGTCCGGCGCCCGTCGACGGGAGCAACCGGTGA
- a CDS encoding anti-sigma factor domain-containing protein, with product MSGDPRARRGGDHALFDELAVGWALHSLEPEDEALFVRHLPDCARCARTVSETSEVMAALAADLPAAEPSAQLGDRLRAAVERTEQVPLPAPDDTSDLAELDDFDEPVDEPAPPRRATGFPHYEHVSAASVPTPTPWRRLLPSLLVAAAVVVILALGTWNVMLSEARTSAESAAQQQSEVLHRVLQPGQATIARLADEAGHEVATVVARPESVQVVTDGLAVNDRTQSVYVVWGMRDSGAVPIGTFDVDRAQMDLSTVGSSDESGLDGYPAYAISLERGRSAPPVPSDVVARGQVTS from the coding sequence GTGAGCGGCGACCCCCGCGCGCGGCGCGGTGGCGACCACGCCCTGTTCGACGAGCTCGCCGTCGGCTGGGCGCTGCACTCGCTGGAGCCCGAGGACGAGGCGCTCTTCGTCCGCCACCTGCCCGACTGCGCGCGCTGCGCCCGCACCGTCTCCGAGACGTCGGAGGTCATGGCCGCGCTCGCCGCCGACCTGCCCGCCGCCGAGCCGTCGGCGCAGCTGGGCGACCGGCTGCGCGCGGCCGTCGAGCGCACCGAGCAGGTGCCGCTGCCGGCCCCCGACGACACCTCCGATCTGGCCGAGCTCGACGACTTCGACGAGCCGGTCGACGAGCCGGCGCCGCCGCGGCGGGCCACCGGCTTCCCGCACTACGAGCACGTCAGCGCCGCGAGCGTGCCGACCCCGACGCCCTGGCGGCGGCTGCTGCCCTCGCTCCTCGTCGCCGCGGCGGTGGTGGTGATCCTCGCTCTGGGCACCTGGAACGTGATGCTCAGCGAGGCGCGCACGAGCGCCGAGAGCGCCGCGCAGCAGCAGTCCGAGGTCCTGCACAGGGTGCTGCAGCCCGGCCAGGCCACGATCGCCCGGCTCGCGGACGAGGCGGGGCACGAGGTCGCCACCGTCGTGGCGCGCCCGGAGTCGGTGCAGGTGGTCACCGACGGCCTGGCGGTCAACGACCGGACCCAGTCCGTCTACGTCGTCTGGGGCATGCGGGACAGCGGAGCCGTGCCGATCGGCACCTTCGACGTGGATCGGGCCCAGATGGACCTGAGCACCGTAGGCTCCTCCGACGAGTCCGGGCTCGACGGCTACCCGGCGTACGCCATCAGCCTCGAGCGCGGCCGCTCGGCACCGCCGGTGCCGTCGGACGTCGTCGCACGAGGGCAGGTGACCAGCTGA
- a CDS encoding TIGR02611 family protein codes for MAGRRSLDHPYRIGVGIIGGLIVAFGLVTIPLPGPGWLTVIAGLFVLATEFTWAERLLEYTKKQVKRWTDWVTSQPVWVRIVIALATALFVYGVVVLVLHVFGVPSWVPGWVPLWH; via the coding sequence ATCGCCGGGCGGCGGTCCCTCGATCACCCGTACCGGATCGGCGTGGGCATCATCGGCGGGCTCATCGTCGCCTTCGGGCTGGTCACGATCCCGCTCCCCGGCCCCGGCTGGCTCACCGTGATCGCCGGCCTGTTCGTGCTGGCCACCGAGTTCACCTGGGCCGAGCGGCTGCTGGAGTACACGAAGAAGCAGGTCAAGCGCTGGACCGACTGGGTGACCTCGCAGCCGGTGTGGGTGCGCATCGTCATCGCGCTGGCCACGGCCCTGTTCGTCTACGGCGTCGTGGTGCTGGTGCTGCACGTGTTCGGCGTGCCCAGCTGGGTGCCGGGGTGGGTCCCCCTCTGGCACTGA
- a CDS encoding dihydrofolate reductase family protein yields the protein MGKLVYSMITSLDGYAEAAEGDLGSGAEVEEVHTFIGDLFRPVRTFLYGRRMYESMVFWETAHSLPDAPPHIVQYARDWQAADKVVYSTTLESVASERTRIERTFDPDAVRRLKDETDHDLSVDGPNLAAQAIAAGLVDEYHLFVTTSVVGGGKRFFPDGVRLDLELVDQRAFDSGLIHAHYRAR from the coding sequence ATGGGCAAGCTCGTCTACTCGATGATCACCTCGCTGGACGGCTACGCGGAGGCAGCCGAGGGCGACCTGGGTTCCGGGGCCGAGGTCGAGGAGGTGCACACCTTCATCGGGGACCTCTTCCGCCCGGTCCGGACGTTCCTCTACGGGCGGCGCATGTACGAGTCGATGGTCTTCTGGGAGACCGCTCACTCCCTGCCCGACGCGCCGCCGCACATCGTGCAGTACGCGCGCGACTGGCAGGCCGCCGACAAGGTCGTCTACTCCACGACGCTGGAGTCGGTGGCGAGCGAGAGGACCAGGATCGAACGGACCTTCGACCCGGACGCCGTCCGCCGGCTCAAGGACGAGACCGATCACGATCTGAGCGTCGACGGCCCGAACCTGGCCGCCCAGGCGATCGCGGCCGGCCTGGTGGACGAGTACCACCTCTTCGTGACGACGAGCGTGGTCGGCGGCGGGAAGCGGTTCTTCCCCGACGGCGTGCGCCTCGACCTCGAGCTGGTCGACCAGCGCGCCTTCGACTCCGGGCTGATCCACGCGCACTACCGGGCCCGCTGA
- the dapA gene encoding 4-hydroxy-tetrahydrodipicolinate synthase has product MRLLEGVFVPAVTPFDESGRVDVACLERLLAGFLDDGAAGVVALGTTGEASALDDAERRAVVDACARVCADRGAPLVVGAGTNDTRTTIARHEELAGVPGVVASLAVVPYYVRPSEPGIVAHFAEVAERSPVPLVVYNVPYRTARGLGADALLELAAHPRIVGVKQAVGGVDADTLRLLAAAPRDFAVLGGDDAYLLPVVLMGGAGAIAAAAHVRTADFVQMIDDGLAGRVAEARARAEALLPVVLALFAEPNPAVIKGVLHAQGRIPTPDVRLPLTPASKPAVDDALALLR; this is encoded by the coding sequence GTGCGACTCCTCGAGGGCGTGTTCGTGCCGGCGGTCACCCCGTTCGACGAGTCCGGCCGGGTGGACGTGGCCTGCCTCGAACGACTGCTGGCCGGGTTCCTCGACGACGGCGCCGCGGGGGTCGTGGCCCTCGGGACGACGGGGGAGGCCTCGGCGCTGGACGACGCCGAGCGCCGCGCGGTCGTCGACGCCTGCGCTCGCGTCTGCGCCGACCGCGGCGCGCCGCTGGTCGTCGGCGCGGGCACGAACGACACCCGGACGACGATCGCCCGGCACGAGGAGCTCGCGGGCGTCCCCGGCGTGGTCGCCTCCCTCGCCGTCGTCCCGTACTACGTGCGGCCGTCGGAGCCCGGCATCGTCGCGCACTTCGCGGAGGTCGCCGAGCGCTCACCGGTCCCGCTCGTCGTCTACAACGTCCCGTACCGCACGGCACGCGGGCTGGGCGCCGACGCGCTGCTCGAGCTCGCCGCGCACCCGCGGATCGTCGGTGTCAAGCAGGCGGTCGGCGGGGTGGACGCCGACACCCTGCGGTTGCTCGCCGCGGCGCCGCGGGACTTCGCCGTCCTCGGTGGGGACGACGCGTACCTGCTGCCCGTCGTCCTCATGGGTGGGGCCGGTGCGATCGCCGCCGCCGCGCACGTCCGGACGGCGGACTTCGTGCAGATGATCGACGACGGCCTGGCCGGCCGGGTCGCCGAGGCGCGCGCCCGCGCAGAGGCCCTGCTGCCCGTCGTCCTCGCGCTGTTCGCCGAACCCAACCCCGCGGTGATCAAGGGCGTGCTGCACGCCCAGGGCCGGATCCCCACGCCCGACGTCCGCCTGCCGCTCACGCCGGCGTCCAAACCGGCCGTCGACGACGCGCTCGCCCTGCTCCGGTAG
- a CDS encoding HNH endonuclease, protein MPQLDRADRLTAILERDGPTCVWCGRAFGPLIRPTTEHVVPRVKGGPSRLENEVAACGRCNRERGHRTPVEWLEACERRGWTPDADRLARVLAALEEAIAREGGQRRARPYLDAQLRRLRRRESARGDGPGRRSVAM, encoded by the coding sequence GTGCCCCAGCTCGACCGCGCCGACCGGCTGACGGCGATCCTCGAGCGGGACGGGCCCACCTGCGTCTGGTGCGGCCGCGCCTTCGGCCCGCTGATCCGGCCGACCACCGAGCACGTCGTCCCGCGGGTCAAGGGCGGCCCGTCGCGGCTGGAGAACGAGGTGGCCGCCTGCGGCCGGTGCAACCGCGAGCGCGGGCACCGCACCCCGGTGGAGTGGCTGGAGGCCTGCGAGCGCCGCGGCTGGACGCCGGACGCCGACCGCCTGGCCCGCGTGCTCGCCGCGCTGGAGGAGGCGATCGCCCGCGAGGGCGGCCAGCGGCGCGCGCGGCCCTACCTCGACGCCCAGCTCCGCCGGTTGCGCCGCCGGGAATCCGCGCGCGGAGACGGTCCGGGTCGTCGTAGCGTGGCGATGTGA
- a CDS encoding MOSC N-terminal beta barrel domain-containing protein, with translation MNGVVGTVDQVSVYPVKSLAGRTVAEARVEPAGLVGDRAWAVVDATTGERVTVKTTPELAEVVATGDDEADTITLTEVLGRPVRLQRTSAEAPQVDAAAVHLVSRSAIDRAAGGDVPAGCSADDPRANLLLSLDGDEDERAWVGRSLRIGEVELTVTRPPKHCLGVYAEVRTPGRVRPGDPVELLS, from the coding sequence GTGAACGGCGTCGTCGGCACGGTCGACCAGGTGAGCGTCTACCCGGTGAAGAGCCTGGCCGGGCGCACCGTGGCCGAGGCGCGCGTCGAGCCCGCCGGCCTGGTCGGCGACCGGGCCTGGGCCGTCGTCGACGCGACGACGGGGGAGCGGGTGACGGTCAAGACGACGCCCGAGCTCGCCGAGGTCGTCGCCACCGGGGACGACGAGGCCGACACGATCACGCTCACCGAGGTGCTCGGCCGCCCGGTGCGGCTGCAGCGGACCTCCGCGGAGGCCCCGCAGGTCGACGCGGCCGCGGTGCACCTGGTCAGCCGCTCGGCGATCGACCGGGCCGCCGGCGGCGACGTCCCCGCCGGGTGCTCGGCCGACGACCCGCGCGCCAACCTGCTGCTGAGCCTCGACGGCGACGAGGACGAGCGCGCCTGGGTCGGCCGCAGCCTGCGGATCGGCGAGGTGGAGCTCACCGTCACCCGCCCGCCGAAGCACTGCCTCGGCGTCTACGCCGAGGTGCGAACTCCCGGCCGGGTCCGCCCCGGCGACCCGGTCGAACTCCTCTCCTGA
- the thrS gene encoding threonine--tRNA ligase, producing MSAAPLPAALAPIRVPAGTTAADALKEAGVPLKGPDGAVVVRDLASGDLKDLAWTPDADASVEPVPAASPEGRAVIRHSTAHVLAQAVQEVFPGTRLGIGPPIENGFYYDFDPERPFTPEDLQVLEKKMTEIVRAGQRFSRREISDADAKVELAHEPYKLELIDLKGSGNDDAEGASVEVGGGQLTMYDNLDARTGERVWTDLCRGPHLPRTNNIPAFSLTRSAAAYWRGNEKNPQLQRIYGTAWESKDAHKAYLEQLAEAERRDHRRLGAELDLFSFPDEIGSGLAVFHPKGGVIKREMEDYVRRRHIEEGFLYVGTPHITKEHVFELSGHLPYYADTMFPPMELENAKYYLKAMNCPMHNLIFRSRGRSYRELPLRFFEFGSVYRYEKSGVVHGLTRVRGLTQDDSHSYVTPEQAPGEIRHLLSFVLGLLRDFGLDEYYLELSTRGDDPDKQDKFIGSDDQWEIATKVLEEAARETGLELVPDPGGAAFYGPKISVQARDAIGRTWQMSTIQYDFNQPAGFGLEYTAADGSHQQPVMIHSAKFGSIERFFGVLTEHYAGAFPAWLAPVQVVGIPITDEQIGYLEDVALRLRERGIRVEIDDSDDRMQKKIRTASKQKIPFVLIAGATDAEAGAVSFRYRDGSQRNGVPIADAVEQVVNWVAARHNADPTAEVPV from the coding sequence GTGTCTGCCGCACCCCTCCCCGCCGCGCTCGCCCCGATCCGGGTGCCGGCCGGGACCACCGCGGCCGACGCGCTCAAGGAGGCCGGCGTCCCGCTGAAGGGTCCGGACGGCGCCGTCGTCGTCCGCGACCTGGCCTCCGGCGACCTCAAGGACCTCGCCTGGACGCCGGACGCCGACGCCTCGGTGGAGCCGGTGCCGGCCGCGAGCCCGGAGGGCCGCGCGGTCATCCGCCACTCGACGGCGCACGTGCTCGCCCAGGCCGTGCAGGAGGTCTTCCCCGGCACGCGGCTGGGCATCGGCCCGCCGATCGAGAACGGCTTCTACTACGACTTCGACCCCGAGCGGCCGTTCACGCCCGAGGACCTGCAGGTCCTCGAGAAGAAGATGACCGAGATCGTCCGGGCCGGGCAGCGCTTCTCCCGGCGCGAGATCAGCGACGCCGACGCCAAGGTCGAGCTGGCGCACGAGCCGTACAAGCTCGAGCTGATCGACCTGAAGGGGAGCGGCAACGACGACGCCGAGGGCGCCTCGGTCGAGGTCGGCGGCGGCCAGCTGACGATGTACGACAACCTCGACGCCCGCACCGGCGAACGGGTCTGGACCGACCTGTGCCGCGGCCCGCACCTGCCGCGCACGAACAACATCCCGGCCTTCTCCCTCACCCGGTCGGCGGCCGCCTACTGGCGCGGCAACGAGAAGAACCCACAGCTGCAGCGGATCTACGGCACGGCGTGGGAGAGCAAGGACGCGCACAAGGCCTACCTGGAGCAGCTGGCCGAGGCCGAGCGCCGCGACCACCGGCGCCTGGGCGCCGAGCTGGACCTGTTCAGCTTCCCCGACGAGATCGGCTCCGGCCTGGCCGTCTTCCACCCCAAGGGCGGGGTGATCAAGCGGGAGATGGAGGACTACGTCCGCCGGCGGCACATCGAGGAGGGCTTCCTCTACGTCGGGACGCCGCACATCACCAAGGAGCACGTCTTCGAGCTCTCCGGCCACCTGCCGTACTACGCCGACACCATGTTCCCGCCGATGGAGCTGGAAAACGCGAAGTACTACCTCAAGGCGATGAACTGCCCGATGCACAACCTGATCTTCAGGTCGCGCGGGCGGTCCTACCGCGAGCTGCCGCTGCGGTTCTTCGAGTTCGGCTCGGTCTACCGCTACGAGAAGTCCGGCGTCGTCCACGGCCTGACGCGGGTGCGCGGGCTGACGCAGGACGACTCGCACAGCTACGTCACGCCCGAGCAGGCGCCCGGCGAGATCCGCCACCTGCTGTCGTTCGTGCTCGGCCTGCTGCGCGACTTCGGCCTCGACGAGTACTACCTGGAGCTGTCCACCCGCGGCGACGACCCGGACAAGCAGGACAAGTTCATCGGATCCGACGACCAGTGGGAGATCGCCACCAAGGTGCTCGAGGAGGCGGCCCGTGAGACCGGCCTCGAACTCGTGCCCGACCCGGGCGGCGCGGCCTTCTACGGGCCGAAGATCTCCGTGCAGGCGCGTGACGCCATCGGCCGGACGTGGCAGATGTCGACGATCCAGTACGACTTCAACCAGCCGGCCGGGTTCGGTCTGGAGTACACGGCCGCCGACGGCAGCCACCAGCAGCCGGTGATGATCCACTCGGCCAAGTTCGGCTCGATCGAGCGGTTCTTCGGGGTGCTCACCGAGCACTACGCGGGTGCCTTCCCGGCCTGGCTCGCGCCGGTGCAGGTGGTGGGCATCCCGATCACCGACGAGCAGATCGGCTACCTGGAGGACGTCGCGCTGAGGCTGCGCGAGCGCGGCATCCGGGTGGAGATCGACGACTCCGACGACCGGATGCAGAAGAAGATCCGGACGGCGAGCAAGCAGAAGATCCCGTTCGTGCTGATCGCCGGCGCCACGGACGCCGAGGCCGGCGCGGTCTCCTTCCGCTACCGCGACGGCAGCCAGCGCAACGGCGTGCCGATCGCCGACGCCGTCGAGCAGGTCGTGAACTGGGTCGCCGCCCGGCACAACGCCGACCCGACCGCCGAGGTCCCGGTGTGA
- a CDS encoding HIT family protein yields MSQQDEQYRVAVGNDGRASVGETSDQPYRVPVSNDENGPASVFEHLWTPYRMAYIRGEGKPTGDHDCPFCLIPKMGDEEGLIVARGRTVFAVLNLYPYNAGHLMVVPYRHVPDYTDLTVEEVAELGDLTQTAMRTIRAVSGAHGFNIGMNQGHIAGAGIADHLHQHVVPRWGGDTNFMPVIGLTRVLPQVLTETRRLLADAWAEHADTGAEA; encoded by the coding sequence GTGAGCCAGCAGGACGAGCAGTACCGGGTCGCCGTCGGCAACGACGGTCGGGCGTCCGTGGGTGAGACGTCCGATCAGCCGTACCGCGTGCCCGTGTCCAACGACGAGAACGGCCCGGCGTCGGTGTTCGAGCACCTCTGGACGCCCTACCGCATGGCCTACATCCGCGGCGAGGGCAAGCCCACGGGCGACCACGACTGCCCGTTCTGCCTCATCCCGAAGATGGGCGACGAGGAGGGGCTGATCGTCGCGCGGGGCCGGACGGTGTTCGCCGTCCTCAACCTGTACCCGTACAACGCCGGGCACCTGATGGTGGTCCCGTACCGGCACGTGCCCGACTACACCGACCTGACCGTCGAGGAGGTCGCCGAGCTCGGCGACCTCACCCAGACCGCGATGCGGACCATCCGCGCGGTCAGCGGCGCGCACGGGTTCAACATCGGGATGAACCAGGGCCACATCGCCGGCGCCGGCATCGCCGACCACCTGCACCAGCACGTGGTGCCGCGGTGGGGCGGCGACACCAACTTCATGCCGGTGATCGGCCTGACCCGGGTGCTGCCGCAGGTGCTCACCGAGACGCGCCGGTTGCTCGCCGATGCCTGGGCCGAGCACGCCGACACGGGTGCGGAGGCCTGA
- the pgsA gene encoding phosphatidylinositol phosphate synthase gives MLGINARPKVAKVLSPVVTRLARSGITPDMVTLTGTLGSIAAAVFLIGTGHLFWGAFAVTLFVLLDMLDGALARARGGGSLFGAVLDSTGDRASDAAIFASLAWWFSGGGDNRLLVLLALICLVLGVLTSYVKARAEGVGLSADVGIVERTERLILVLVGTGFLGLGVPYALHVALWLLLVGSAITVGQRFVAVHRAGRRPLPTADPVPPTTPAP, from the coding sequence GTGCTCGGCATCAACGCGCGTCCGAAGGTGGCCAAGGTGCTCTCGCCCGTGGTCACCCGGCTGGCGCGCTCGGGCATCACGCCGGACATGGTCACCCTGACCGGCACCCTGGGCTCGATCGCCGCCGCGGTGTTCCTGATCGGCACCGGCCACCTGTTCTGGGGCGCGTTCGCCGTCACCCTGTTCGTCCTGCTCGACATGCTCGACGGGGCGCTGGCCCGGGCGCGCGGCGGCGGCTCGCTGTTCGGGGCCGTGCTGGACTCGACCGGCGACCGCGCCTCGGACGCCGCGATCTTCGCGTCGCTGGCCTGGTGGTTCTCCGGCGGCGGCGACAACCGGCTGCTGGTCCTGCTCGCGCTGATCTGCCTGGTGCTCGGTGTGCTCACCTCCTACGTCAAGGCGCGCGCCGAGGGTGTGGGGCTGTCCGCCGACGTCGGCATCGTCGAGCGCACCGAGCGGCTGATCCTCGTCCTGGTCGGCACCGGCTTCCTCGGCCTGGGCGTGCCGTACGCCCTCCACGTGGCGCTGTGGCTGCTGCTGGTCGGCAGCGCGATCACCGTGGGCCAGCGGTTCGTGGCCGTCCACCGCGCCGGCCGCCGCCCGCTGCCGACCGCCGACCCGGTCCCGCCGACCACGCCGGCGCCATGA